The bacterium genome includes a window with the following:
- a CDS encoding glycoside hydrolase — translation MASPDLALAPVAPNLAPGPQYHSSARLWQGIPSVERGADGCFYATWYSGGKTEDPDNYTLVVRSDDEGRTWSEPILVVDPPEKVRAFDPNLWTDPRGRLWLFWAQSWELFDGRVGVWCSVCDDPGATPPRWSPPCRLAHGIMLNKPTVLSSGEWLFPVGLWRDSAWMAPDASGLLAHPELNAERFSNVYVTRDEGATFALLGRADVPRRVFDENMIVERRDGSLWMLVRTDNGIGESVSSDRGRTWSPGRDTGFGGPNSRFFIRRLQSGVLLLVNHVDFSGRNNLTALLSEDDGRTWPHRMLLDARKDVSYPDGFQTPDGAIHIIYDRERYGAREILLASFTEADIRAGQPTTAACRLQQLVSKAG, via the coding sequence ATGGCAAGCCCCGACCTGGCCCTGGCCCCGGTGGCACCCAACCTGGCGCCGGGGCCGCAGTATCACTCGTCGGCCCGCCTGTGGCAGGGCATCCCCAGCGTCGAACGCGGCGCTGACGGGTGCTTCTACGCCACCTGGTACAGCGGCGGCAAGACCGAGGACCCGGACAACTACACGCTCGTCGTCCGCAGCGACGACGAGGGACGGACGTGGTCTGAGCCGATCCTGGTGGTGGACCCGCCGGAGAAGGTGCGGGCCTTCGACCCAAACCTCTGGACCGACCCGCGCGGCCGCCTGTGGCTCTTCTGGGCCCAGAGCTGGGAGCTGTTCGACGGGCGCGTCGGCGTGTGGTGTAGCGTCTGCGACGATCCCGGGGCGACGCCGCCGCGCTGGTCGCCGCCCTGCCGATTGGCCCACGGGATCATGCTCAACAAGCCCACGGTGCTCAGCAGCGGCGAGTGGCTCTTCCCCGTGGGGCTGTGGCGCGACTCCGCGTGGATGGCCCCCGATGCGTCGGGCTTGCTGGCGCACCCCGAGCTGAATGCCGAGCGCTTCTCGAACGTGTACGTCACCCGTGACGAGGGCGCGACGTTCGCGCTGCTGGGCCGGGCCGACGTGCCCCGGCGCGTCTTTGATGAGAACATGATCGTCGAGCGGCGCGATGGCAGCCTGTGGATGCTGGTGCGGACCGACAACGGCATCGGCGAGAGCGTCTCGAGCGACCGCGGCAGGACCTGGAGCCCCGGCCGGGACACGGGCTTCGGCGGGCCGAACTCGCGGTTCTTCATCCGCCGGCTGCAGTCGGGCGTCCTGCTGCTCGTCAACCACGTGGACTTCAGCGGACGCAACAACCTGACCGCGCTGCTGTCGGAGGACGACGGGCGGACGTGGCCGCACCGGATGCTGCTAGATGCTCGCAAGGACGTGTCCTATCCGGATGGCTTCCAGACCCCGGACGGCGCGATCCACATCATCTACGACCGGGAACGCTACGGAGCCAGGGAGATCCTGCTCGCCTCGTTCACCGAGGCGGACATCCGCGCGGGGCAGCCGACGACGGCGGCATGCCGTCTGCAGCAGCTTGTGAGCAAGGCGGGGTAG
- a CDS encoding sialate O-acetylesterase, with protein sequence MPRTRLTVLSCLVVATVVLVASTVQADVRLPALIGDNMVLQRGLPLKIWGWADAGEKVTVSFHGQKAEATASEKGQWLVTLQPVAEAGGPFELTIAGKNTITLKNVLMGEVWVCSGQSNMQFSMASVKNSAEEITAANYPNIRLFKVPNVTSQTPLDDVKSAWQECTSANVPSFTAVGYFFGRDLHKALNVPVGLIGSSWGGTCAEAWSTVESLKADKDFDQQFANWAKMIADYPQAIEKFKTTMEDWKKAAAKARAEGKPQPPQPRAPNGPDSPNRPGNLYQGMIAPLVNYAIRGAIWYQGESNAGRAYTYRKLLPLMIADWRKAWGLDLDFYIVSLANYMARKDAPAESAWAELREAQSMTAALPHNGLAVIMDVGEAADIHPKDKQTVGYRLALQAQGHTYGRNVPCDSPRYAGMSIEGNKIRVRFTNTYGGLVSKGSRFARGFAIAGADKKFFFASARIDGDTVVVHSRHVKEPVAVRYAWADNPRCNLYNKADLPADPFRTDDWPGVTINNR encoded by the coding sequence ATGCCCCGAACGCGTCTCACAGTACTATCGTGTCTGGTTGTGGCGACGGTCGTGCTGGTTGCCTCGACCGTACAGGCTGACGTCCGGCTGCCCGCCCTGATCGGCGACAACATGGTCTTGCAGCGCGGCCTGCCCCTGAAGATCTGGGGTTGGGCTGACGCCGGCGAGAAGGTGACGGTGTCGTTCCACGGCCAGAAGGCCGAGGCCACGGCCAGTGAGAAGGGCCAGTGGCTGGTGACGCTGCAGCCGGTCGCCGAGGCCGGCGGCCCCTTCGAGTTGACCATCGCCGGGAAGAACACCATCACGCTCAAGAACGTGCTCATGGGCGAGGTGTGGGTCTGCTCGGGGCAGTCGAACATGCAGTTCTCCATGGCGAGCGTGAAGAACTCGGCCGAGGAGATCACGGCGGCCAACTACCCCAACATCCGCCTCTTCAAGGTGCCCAACGTCACCTCGCAGACGCCGCTGGATGACGTCAAGAGCGCCTGGCAGGAGTGCACCTCCGCCAACGTCCCCAGCTTCACCGCCGTGGGCTACTTCTTCGGCCGCGATCTGCACAAGGCCCTCAACGTGCCGGTCGGCCTGATCGGCTCGTCGTGGGGCGGGACCTGCGCCGAAGCCTGGAGCACCGTGGAGAGCCTCAAGGCCGACAAGGACTTCGACCAGCAGTTCGCCAACTGGGCCAAGATGATCGCCGACTACCCGCAGGCGATCGAGAAGTTCAAGACGACGATGGAAGACTGGAAGAAGGCGGCAGCGAAGGCCCGGGCCGAGGGCAAGCCCCAGCCGCCCCAGCCCCGCGCCCCCAACGGCCCCGACAGCCCCAACCGCCCCGGCAACCTCTACCAGGGCATGATCGCCCCGCTGGTCAACTACGCCATCCGCGGCGCCATCTGGTACCAGGGCGAGTCCAACGCGGGGCGCGCCTACACGTACCGCAAGCTCCTGCCGCTGATGATCGCCGACTGGCGCAAGGCGTGGGGCCTGGACCTCGACTTCTACATCGTGTCTCTGGCCAACTACATGGCCCGCAAGGACGCCCCGGCCGAGAGCGCCTGGGCCGAGTTGCGCGAGGCCCAGAGCATGACCGCCGCGCTGCCGCACAACGGCCTGGCGGTCATCATGGATGTCGGCGAGGCTGCCGACATCCATCCCAAGGACAAGCAGACGGTCGGCTACCGGCTGGCGCTGCAGGCCCAAGGGCACACCTACGGCAGGAACGTGCCCTGCGACAGCCCGCGCTATGCCGGCATGTCCATCGAGGGCAACAAGATCCGCGTGCGCTTCACCAACACCTACGGCGGGCTCGTGTCCAAGGGTAGTCGCTTCGCGCGTGGCTTCGCCATCGCCGGCGCGGACAAGAAGTTCTTCTTCGCGAGCGCCCGGATTGACGGCGACACGGTGGTCGTGCACAGCCGCCATGTGAAGGAGCCGGTGGCGGTGCGCTACGCCTGGGCCGACAACCCGCGCTGTAACCTGTACAACAAGGCCGACCTGCCCGCCGACCCGTTCCGCACGGACGACTGGCCGGGCGTGACGATCAACAACCGGTAG